The sequence catctactaaacagaacttagacatgcaattaacttaataaaacagatatcagaataaaactgcggaaaccaataacattatacaatcccaggtaaaggaatctgtaattatccaattatacaaccaaatcgaatagctgtataaacccaaacaacagtaataaagcctagacgaagttccagctggccaaccactgactagcccctcctggatccaccctcctcgtccaatcgcaaacctgccccatggaatagggtgtccagaaaatacagagtacgagacatgagcataaaacgctcagtgcgagagtatgagtatacatgcatgcaaagtgaactccctatagactcgaggtcaaggatcagataacagagacagaccgggccctggtatgtagcacgctgtgccgtcgcttcaggaggtggctcccataccgagataaccgtggaaacaccggacccaaatcgatggaagtccatccactaacaggatagggtacaaccctactacagatatctcgaaggagatacaacaagatgcaaatgaatgcagcataatatcatggcatataaatcatgcagtcacataatacatgcatactcagtcaggatatctcgaacagtactttcgtacctcaaataccaggtaggcactaccagctctaagtccaagcctaaagtccgcctacacagcgaaatgataccactatcattacagtgctctaaaagccttaactaagctattgcatactcctaaatatttataggaagcaaaagctataccttcgtccgtcgttagccctttgatgtcgatgcctccagaacttgggcacaactccgctacgactatcgaacgcctctccgacctccggaccaagcctaagaagactagaacagctcgaatatgactagaaatagagaggaaatccggaattggcaaggagaaatgaaatctcggccttctatttataggcaacgatcggagcctccgatccttgatcggaacgtccgaacctcgatcggaacgtccgatcctgccatcggagcttccgaagatcctgatctgccacgtgtcaaaatatcacttgatgactccggataggggtgatcggagctttcggtcctgatcggagcttccgatccagccacacgtcatggatgacgtaatatcatcggtgcctccgatcctcatcggagcttccgatcccgatcggagcttccgatcgtcccttcggagcttccgatccgtccaatccccaatttatttaattagcattaatcctttaattactcaattagggttcgggctactgcACAATCCATTAAGAAATTTTTGAACTCAAAATTCGACATGAAAGATTTGGGATTAGCTGAAGTCATCCTTGGAATTAAAATACATAGAACATCGGAAGGGATAGTTCTAAGTCAGTCACATTATGCAAACAAAATACTTGAGAAATTCAGTAAGGATGACTCTGCATTGGCTAGAACCCCGATAGATACAAGTCAACATTTATCAAAAAATCGAGGTGAGAGTATCTCCCAATTAGAATACTCTCGAGTAATAGGAAGTCTAATGTACTTAATGAGTTGTACACGACCAGACATAGCCTATGCAGTAAGCAAATTGAGCAGATTCACGAGTAATCCAGGAGTTGAACACTGGAATGCAATTGTCAGATTGCTAAGGTACTTAAGGTATACTCGTGATCATGGGCTGCACTATACCAGATATCCCGCTGTAATTGAAGGATACAGTGATGCGAACTGGATATCTGATATGAAAGATTCAAAATCTACAAGTGGATTTGTATTCACTTTAGGAGGTGCAGCAATATCCTGGAAATCTTCTAAACAAACAGTTATAGCCAGATCCACGATGGAATCTGAATTCATAGCCCTTGATAAGTGTGCTGAAGAGGCTGAATGGTTGCGTTTATTCTTAGAAGATGTTTCTGGGTGGGTAAAACCCATGCCATCTATTTGCATACATTGTGATAGTCAATCTGCAATAGGAAGGGCACAAAACAatatgtataatggtaagtctAGACATATACGTCGTAGA comes from Henckelia pumila isolate YLH828 chromosome 4, ASM3356847v2, whole genome shotgun sequence and encodes:
- the LOC140860608 gene encoding secreted RxLR effector protein 161-like; its protein translation is MSCTRPDIAYAVSKLSRFTSNPGVEHWNAIVRLLRYLRYTRDHGLHYTRYPAVIEGYSDANWISDMKDSKSTSGFVFTLGGAAISWKSSKQTVIARSTMESEFIALDKCAEEAEWLRLFLEDVSGWVKPMPSICIHCDSQSAIGRAQNNMYNGKSRHIRRRHNTIRQLLSIGVISIDYVKSKDNIVDPLTKGLNRELVEKSTKRMGLKPME